In one Terriglobales bacterium genomic region, the following are encoded:
- a CDS encoding PspC domain-containing protein encodes MYCNYCGKVIQDDANLCAYCGKRVGAVVARRRLVRPREGRWIAGVCRGFAEYFDIDVALIRLMWVLVVFFAGGGILAYIIAWIIMPEEPKVVTVAAPADAHPTHPAP; translated from the coding sequence ATGTACTGCAATTACTGTGGCAAGGTCATCCAGGACGACGCTAACTTGTGCGCCTACTGCGGCAAGCGGGTGGGCGCGGTGGTGGCGCGCCGCCGCCTGGTGCGCCCGCGCGAGGGCCGCTGGATCGCCGGCGTCTGCCGCGGCTTCGCCGAGTACTTCGACATCGACGTGGCCCTGATCCGCCTGATGTGGGTGCTGGTGGTCTTCTTTGCCGGCGGCGGTATCCTGGCTTACATCATCGCCTGGATCATCATGCCGGAGGAGCCGAAGGTGGTCACGGTGGCCGCGCCCGCCGATGCCCACCCCACTCACCCGGCGCCGTGA
- a CDS encoding alpha/beta fold hydrolase — MQVTSEDAKIFFEVQGEGPPVVLLHPFPANHEIWAPVAERLAARYRCILPDLRAHGDSEAGVGPALMARHAQDLNRVCEQAAVGKAVFAGVSIGGYVLFEFWRRFPERVHALIFCDTRASADSEEARAARLKSAEDVLQNGPEPFFEALLPKLLGETTRRERPDLVEQARKMMARMLTERIAAVQQGMAARPDSIPTLATITVPTLVLVGDEDTLTPRADAEVILQGIPGSQLKAIPRAGHFVPFEQPEATAAALLAFLDSLPRW, encoded by the coding sequence ATGCAAGTCACCAGCGAAGACGCCAAGATCTTCTTTGAAGTCCAGGGCGAGGGGCCCCCGGTTGTGCTCCTCCATCCCTTTCCCGCCAACCACGAGATCTGGGCGCCGGTGGCCGAGCGTCTGGCCGCGAGGTATCGCTGCATCCTGCCCGACCTGCGCGCCCACGGCGACTCCGAGGCCGGCGTCGGCCCCGCCCTCATGGCCCGCCATGCCCAGGACCTCAACCGCGTCTGCGAGCAGGCGGCGGTGGGCAAGGCCGTCTTCGCCGGGGTCTCCATCGGCGGCTACGTCCTCTTCGAGTTCTGGCGGCGGTTTCCCGAGCGCGTGCACGCCCTCATCTTCTGCGATACCCGCGCTTCGGCTGACAGTGAAGAGGCCCGCGCCGCCCGCCTCAAGTCCGCCGAGGACGTCCTGCAGAACGGCCCCGAGCCCTTCTTCGAGGCGCTGCTTCCCAAGCTGCTGGGCGAGACCACGCGGCGCGAGCGTCCCGACCTGGTGGAGCAGGCGCGCAAGATGATGGCCAGGATGCTGACCGAGCGTATCGCCGCGGTGCAGCAGGGCATGGCCGCCCGCCCCGACTCCATCCCCACGCTCGCCACCATCACCGTTCCCACGCTGGTGCTGGTCGGGGACGAGGACACACTCACCCCGCGCGCCGACGCCGAGGTCATCCTCCAGGGCATCCCCGGTTCGCAGTTGAAAGCCATCCCCCGCGCCGGCCACTTCGTCCCCTTCGAGCAGCCGGAGGCCACCGCCGCCGCCCTGCTCGCCTTCCTCGATTCTCTGCCGCGCTGGTAG
- the aroA gene encoding 3-phosphoshikimate 1-carboxyvinyltransferase has protein sequence MADPSSVVVRPAQNVLGSLRLPGDKSISHRYAMLAALAEGTTHLENFSTGADCASTLACMEALGARVTRGAEGVVDIEGRTLQPPARPLDCGNSGSTMRLLAGILAGQSFSSELVGDASLSRRPMARVAEPLRKMGATITCGPNDLPPLRIAGARLRAIDYILPLPSAQVKTAVLFAGLLAAGETAVEEPLRTRDHGELALRAFGAEVTRLRRRASIRGGQRLRAITARVPGDISSAAFFLCAAALFPDSNLVIDALGMNPTRAALLDVLAALGARVAVINLEERHGELVGTVKVEAGALKGATIAGAQSAALIDELPVLAAIAPYTKDGIEICDAAELRVKESDRIAAVARNLRAMGAQVEERPDGLRVPGSQPLRGAEVDSAGDHRIAMAFAVAALRAQGDTLIRGADAARISFPEFFALLGAVAQG, from the coding sequence ATGGCCGATCCCTCGAGCGTCGTCGTCCGCCCGGCACAGAACGTGCTGGGCTCGCTGCGCCTGCCCGGCGACAAGTCCATCTCCCATCGCTATGCCATGCTGGCCGCGCTGGCCGAAGGCACCACCCACCTCGAGAACTTCTCCACCGGCGCCGACTGCGCCTCCACCCTGGCCTGCATGGAGGCGCTGGGCGCGCGCGTCACCCGCGGCGCCGAAGGCGTCGTAGACATCGAAGGCCGCACATTGCAGCCGCCCGCGCGCCCCCTCGACTGCGGCAACTCCGGCTCCACCATGCGCCTGCTGGCCGGCATCCTCGCCGGACAAAGCTTCTCGAGCGAGCTGGTCGGCGACGCCTCGCTCTCCCGCCGCCCCATGGCGCGCGTGGCCGAGCCTCTAAGGAAGATGGGCGCAACCATCACCTGCGGCCCCAACGACCTTCCGCCTCTGCGCATCGCCGGAGCGCGCCTGCGTGCCATTGATTACATCCTGCCCCTCCCCAGCGCCCAGGTGAAGACCGCGGTGCTCTTCGCCGGGCTCTTGGCCGCGGGCGAGACCGCGGTGGAAGAGCCGCTCCGCACCCGCGACCACGGCGAATTGGCCTTGCGCGCCTTTGGCGCCGAAGTCACGCGCCTCCGCCGCCGCGCCTCTATCCGCGGCGGGCAGAGGCTGCGCGCCATCACCGCCCGCGTCCCCGGCGACATCTCTTCCGCCGCCTTCTTCCTCTGCGCCGCCGCCCTCTTTCCCGACTCCAACCTGGTGATCGACGCCCTGGGCATGAACCCCACCCGCGCCGCGCTGCTCGACGTGCTGGCTGCGCTGGGCGCGCGCGTCGCCGTCATCAACCTGGAAGAGCGCCACGGTGAATTGGTGGGCACGGTCAAGGTGGAGGCGGGGGCGCTGAAGGGCGCCACCATCGCGGGCGCGCAGTCGGCCGCGCTCATCGACGAATTGCCGGTGCTGGCCGCCATCGCGCCTTATACGAAAGACGGCATCGAGATCTGCGACGCCGCCGAATTGCGCGTCAAGGAGTCCGACCGCATCGCCGCGGTCGCCCGGAACCTGCGCGCCATGGGCGCCCAGGTGGAAGAACGGCCCGACGGCCTGCGCGTGCCCGGCTCGCAGCCGCTGCGCGGCGCCGAGGTGGACTCCGCCGGCGACCATCGCATCGCCATGGCCTTCGCCGTGGCCGCCCTGCGCGCCCAAGGCGACACTCTCATCCGCGGCGCCGACGCCGCCCGCATCTCCTTCCCGGAATTCTTCGCCCTGCTCGGCGCCGTTGCCCAGGGTTAA